The genome window ATGCGAATTGGTATTCCGGCCAGGTATGAACTGCTATATGAGATTCGGGCATTATCATAAGAGCGCTGAGACCATGTGGATGGAATTGATGAACTTTCAAAACTAATATCTCACTTCCAAAAAGGTGGGCAGTGTTGGTTAAAAAATCTTCCATGAGTTCAGCGTCATTTAAATATGATGAATTTATTATCTCAATCATGAGATGTTTAGCCAAATATTCTTTTTCCATTCTATCACCTCATCTTACCATAACAACATTTTAATCTCAAAGAAACCGTCTTCCGCTTCTTCACTCACCCCTGGTAAGAGTAATTCTTTTTTCCTCTCATTCCCACTTTCTCTAACCAAGGAAGCAGATAAAGATGAGCATATTTTATGCCTAATCAAATTGAATTTTTATTTATCATCTTGTGATGATTCATTTAACCGAGCTGCTAACAACATTCTCCCAGTGTTTTTTCCTTCATTGCGATAAGAATAAAACAAATCGGAACAGCAAGAAGTACAATAATTCATGTTCTCAATATTTTCAAGAGGAATATCGGCCATCATGAAATCAGACGTTATTAATCCTCTCAGATCAACCAAAGCTTTCTGTTCGGAAACTGGTTGAACAAATTGAGCAGCAATTGTAGATCTCTTTACGAATTTATCGCTCACTTCTTTCCCGACTTCAAAACAGCAAGCTCCAATTCCTGGTCCTATACCAATTAAAAGATGCTGAATCGAGCAATTCATGATTTCCAAGAGATATTTCAGGGTTTTTAAATGAATATTCTGTTCGATCCCTCTCCAGCCGGCATGAATTACTGCAATCACATTCACCGATGGTTCAAATATAAGTATCGGAAAACAGTCAGCAACTAATACTCCTATCCAGATATTCTTTCGTTTGGTTATTACCGCATCCGCTGCAAATTGCTTATTGCTTAACAATAAACCTTTATCTTCAATGACTTGAATCTCAGAACCATGAACTTGTTTGGGGAGGATGAAATTGGATTGATCGAATTGATAACTTTTGAGGAAATATTCTTGTCCCCGGGCGGTAGTGATATCCCCTTCATAATGTCGAGTGGTTAAACAATGAGAAAGTTGGGGAAAATGTTTCAAAATTTTAAAATGAAGAATGCTTGACATCAAAGCGTATCATCTGATTGATTTTTCATTCGAACAATTCGAGCTGGAACGCCGGCAGCTATGACATTTGATGGTAGATCTTTATTAACCAGTGAAAAAGCAGCAACCGTTGTATTGTCTCCTATTTCAACACCGGCTAATACTAATGAACAAGCTCCAATCATGACATTTTTTCCGATTTTTACTTTCCCAGTACGAAACTCTTTGATAAGAAATTCATGGGTCAAAATGGTGGTTCGAAAGCCTAAAATACTGTTTTCTCCAATTTCTATCAATTCTGGAAAAAAACAATCGAGAATTACCGCCAAGGCTAA of Candidatus Atribacteria bacterium ADurb.Bin276 contains these proteins:
- the speH_2 gene encoding S-adenosylmethionine decarboxylase proenzyme precursor, producing the protein MEKEYLAKHLMIEIINSSYLNDAELMEDFLTNTAHLFGSEILVLKVHQFHPHGLSALMIMPESHIAVHTWPEYQFASMDIFLKASSEPSQSLPLIKKYFHPEDVKIVEIERGIN
- a CDS encoding Laccase domain protein, yielding MSSILHFKILKHFPQLSHCLTTRHYEGDITTARGQEYFLKSYQFDQSNFILPKQVHGSEIQVIEDKGLLLSNKQFAADAVITKRKNIWIGVLVADCFPILIFEPSVNVIAVIHAGWRGIEQNIHLKTLKYLLEIMNCSIQHLLIGIGPGIGACCFEVGKEVSDKFVKRSTIAAQFVQPVSEQKALVDLRGLITSDFMMADIPLENIENMNYCTSCCSDLFYSYRNEGKNTGRMLLAARLNESSQDDK
- the lacA gene encoding Galactoside O-acetyltransferase, whose product is MGSRRTEVRLKVDKNNSLYYWYKVKNPFLVILNTLVIFIFGFSPSLRLKTFLYRALGAKIHKSASLALAVILDCFFPELIEIGENSILGFRTTILTHEFLIKEFRTGKVKIGKNVMIGACSLVLAGVEIGDNTTVAAFSLVNKDLPSNVIAAGVPARIVRMKNQSDDTL